CTGTTACTTGTTTGAACAACTTCCTAAATCTGTTTCAGCCACATTATATTTTACTGAACTAGGTTGTTCCAATGTAGCTGAAGACAGAAGACAAGGTAAAGAAAAATGGTGGGGAGTTCACTCAATACTCAGAAAAACTAACAGATTCAAAGTTTCATGTCTCAcagataaaacataaataaaactatgaaactgaaaataaaaaacctccTGTTCCACAACATTGCAATAGATCTGCTTCAACTAGTTCAAAAGTATACATCAGAAGTTTGAAATTTCACTGAAAGGCTTACCAGCTGACAGTCTCCCCAGGTGCCTGGTCAAACTTCCAAATCCACCAAATGAAACAGGTGATTGTATGCCACTAGCATCACCAAACTACAGAGAATGAAGCTTCATTACTTTAATATTAGTTGATAGATCATAGATGGCTTAATTTTATAGAGGCTTCAGAAGTGTAAAACGCAATTTACCTGTAAAACTCTACTAAAAGCAGCTGGTAGCGGACTGCTAGGTGCTCCACATCATCAAACATTGTACAGTGTCATATTAAAACAAATGACAGGTAAAGATATCAGTAAGAGGAAacgaaataaatttaaaacgaACTTGGGAAATAGCAGATGTTAGGTAGAGACAGAGAACACATCAAGTTGAAAGAAAATTTTCTGGTGTTCAATTAAAAGTTGGATGGTTCATTTATTTCCACTTAATGGAGTAGCGCCATCTGGCAGTGACAGGTTAGCCAAAGAAacatttgaaaatttcaaagagAGACATTATGGAACAGGCATAAGGAAGTTCAACTTATTTAGTAGCTTCCACAGTGAGTTGCCATGCACAATACATGGTTCAAATTCTTACAGGAACCATGAATGACAAAGGAATTAAATGAATGGTGTGTTCTAACTTCTAGTATTAAAATCTTCAAGGTCAAACTACTGGCTGACTGGCTGTATTGCTTTCAGGTGTCAATCTTAAGTGAAGCAAGAACTTTCAGCAAGagaaaacaaattgtgtgtgtgtgtgtgataagACAGTAATGGGAAGCCTATTGTAGAACTTATCAACTGATTTTTACATACATCTTCTAATACAAATTAATACCTCTGGCGATATGTGGGAAATATTCCATAAATAACTCTCAGTATCTCCAAATTGTCAAGTGAAACACCCTAAACGAAGTTTCAAATTGACATCAGTCAAGCTGATAGCAGTAGAACACCAGTATAGAAGAATGCATCTGGTCAAATATAGATGTCTTGGTTACTTATGTgacttcaaaaaataatatttgaagagtgtAAAACTTTATCAGTTAGCATAATCATTACAGAACTGATTGCATAGATACTCTTTAAGTAAACAAGGATAAAAGGCAAGGATAATATGATGTAGATAACTGGAATTGATTAGTAACATAACACCAAGGTAATCACAAACAGTTTTGTGACTTGATAATTCATACACAGACTGCCATTTTCAAGCTTCTAGTTTGGCTGTTAAGAACAGGAAATTGAATAAAAAGATCTCCTTACTTCAAATCTTAGTTTTTtcatagaaaaagaaattttattagagAAAAGAAAGGAAGCACAGACAAGGGGAGGATAAAATGTCctccaaaatgaaaaaataaaaaaaaataaaaaaaatgagccaTCAGAGAACacaatgaagaaaagaaaactagcCTGATATTCTGGCATCAAATCCCAGTACGCTTCTAATAATTCTTCCAATTTTGGGGATGCAGGTTGAGGTTCCACATAAGTGAACAAATAAGTAGTACGGTCCAAAGGACCTGAGCCTGCTGGAAATGCCTGTGAAGATTTCAGTTAAAGTTCTTAAAAATAGAGATGGGGATACTGTGTTTCTATTGATACAGTAAAAGTTACCTCCCAAAATAATTGTGCTTTTGAATCTCCAACTTTCTTTATTGATGAACTGCTGAATATGACATCACTAGTGGAGTTTGTTTCAAAGCCACGTGCACATGTTCCAACGACAAGGCAAACACCATCAGGCTTCCTCCCACCTCTTATCTGTAAAATCATTGAACATGAAACTTGGAAGAAGCTTCAGGAAAAGGTTTTAATTCTCAGTAGGCACTTATCTATCTTTCATTAAATCAAGTTAGTATATGTAGAACTTTAATGAATAGTAACTTTCTTTAAATTCTCAATGGAGTAGTCAGTCTCATTCGGGTTAATGATGATTCAATCAATAATACTGGATGAAAGAGACCATTATTGTCCTATCCTCCCAGTCTCATAATCATTTAGGAATTTAGTTGGCTAATTACTTATTTAACAGATATTGCATAACTTGCATATTAAATGATGTTGCACGTACATATATTAGTCAATGTGTCCTACATATGCAGGATAGAACACACAACAGAAGACCTTTCTGTTGTGTCACTCGAAGACAATCACCCTTACAAAGATAAACAAAGGAGAACAAACAAATGACAACCAGAGCCTGTATAACGTGATAACATGATGAAAGGAGAAAACATCCTAGTGATAACGTGATGAAAATCATAACTATCTGTAAGAATACGACaatgaatgaaaatatattcCTGACCTGTTTTACAACAGGGGAGAAGTTTCCCATGGCATCAATTATAAGACGTGATGACAATATTTTGTCCCCAGAAAGTTTCAGaacctggaaaaaaaaaatacatgcattCATGCTTCTTTATCATCAAATAAAAGTTATCATTCTTCAGTCCCATAATTAAATGGTACTTCAAAATTTCCATTTCAATGCTAGGCTCATATATGATATGTTTGCATGCTTCACTGTCGCACCTCAATCTACTGTGCAACTTTTTTTCTGGTACAGTAACTTTCTTTATATAACCCTTTGATGCTTACCTCTAGTTAGGTGGTGTTTATAAATGTGAATATATATGCAGAAATTCAACATATAAAAATTCTGTATTGGCTGCATGGCCTTTAATAAACTAAAACTTGTGACTGCACTAGAATAACTATTTCTAAAAGTTAAGGTAAACTCACTGCAGCATCCTCATATACATTAATGCAGGAAACACCGCACCCCTCAAAAATGACTCCACCAAGGGAGATAAACCGTGTCTTTACAATCTCTATAAGCTTTGCAGGTCTGCAATTGCAAATGGCAAAAATGATTATGATTTTCAACagaataatcaattttatactCAAATTACATAATTGTAAACTCTGTGcctatagtaaaaataaaatgcatgttTCTGTTACGAACCGAAACTAAGCTATTCTATACTAAGCTACACTAAGCTGATATTTCataattcttctcttctttactTCTGGTGGAgtacattatttataatatgagACTAGGTCCAAGTGCTATTGCACGATAGCCAAAACAGAATAACCAAATGGGTGGGGTAGTATTCTGTTATAACAGATTGTGGTAGGTTCGTATGGCACTTGTGTAGTATTGCTATCAGTTTCTGAGAGCTAAGTCCAGATAATATTCAAAATTGTGTGCAATAGTACTAATGGAAGAGTATTCATCATAataattcaagtttttttttgcaTCTGCTTGCACATTTCTTAGTAATTCTATATCCAGTTTGCTACAGCAGATTTTCTGTCCTCTCTTGAAGGAATTATGCAAAATACAACAATTAAGTACGTTATCAAATTagcttattttgtattttagatAGGTTTAGATTATAATTGAAGTcttaattagaaatattttgaataaagaagtgatttttctccaaaaaattaaataattcaaacatgCACTAAATTAAAGCAACTGCAACCACATATTGTTCATTGCCAAGCCagacagaaaataaaagaaaaatattaactagATAAGAACAtagattaaattattcattcataattgaaatagaaaaaaacaattattataattctTTACTGGTATATCGAATTAGTTTATGGGAAGGAGACTGACGAGACTCCGAGATTAAGTATGTCGTTGACCCAGATATCCCCTTTCCTTTCAAATCCACATCTGTTCTGCATGGTTCATGAAATTGCCAAAGTGAAGttagtgaaaaataaattaaagggaAGAGTAGGAACCATAAATCCTAGAAAGGTTACAAGAGAAGACACAGCTTGAAGGCAACAGTTGAGACATAGTTATGCCATTTGTGATATATAGCTTTTTGCCTATAGGAGAAACAAACTATTGGTGATTGAATGTTCTTTGAGGAACAAAAAAGAATCAAGCAGCTTGGAAATTACATTGAAGCACTGAACTTAATACTTCTTAATATGTAAACAATGGTCATGTTGTGAGAACTCAAAACTTAACATGAAAATTcagaaattcttaatttttaagcacaagaaaaaaaatgaatgaattgaaATAGGATGAAAATTATTCAATGGTTCAATCTTAAGTATATAATTGTAATATAAAAATCACATTCTTTAATTACTTCAAAGACACACATGTATAACACAATAAAGTATCTTGAATTAATATTCATGGaggatattaataataaaacatttatctAACCGTAACAAAAGTCAGAGTAAGACTGCCAGGGTACGTATTTCCTTTTTCTCTACCTTGTAAGCTTGAATGAGTTTCTCCTTTATaagtttttatacaaaattaaacaCTGCTGGGTCTTTTCTCTTGGGATTGACAACTACATTTACTGTTactaaatactaattttttgtaCTGTTTGATAATATCCCTTGGTTGTTAGATAACTTCATCTTGCAGTGCTCTATGAATTTTGTCAGTTCTTTGTAACAAACAAGACCTCCTTATCCATCTTTTACTGTGTTTAGGCATGTGAATGATGTGATGTATGTTTGAAGTAACTTCAAGACATTAGGTATGGAGAAATACCTAATTGAGATGATTCTTGCTATATATAAATTGGAAACTAAACAGAAGAAGTTCAGGAATTACAGGATTGAATTTTACTGCTGTGGCTCTTTCAATGTCATCTTCTTCCAGGACCCCAACTTCTACAAGTTCCAAGAGCTCCTTAGTTGATATATTCCATTCCTGATCTCTCTAATGATCAAAATAACACAGACAACTCAAAATTAATCCGACCCTTCAAAGAATTTATCGACTCTTTTCTGCGTAGGATTGAATGCTGATATCCCAGTCAATGAAACTGAAATTACCCCTTTTAGCACATTTCTTTCCACAATGGCAACTCGAAGACCCCTAGCACACAAGGCCGTGGCAATGAAGATCCCCAGAGTGCCTCCACACACTAACACATCGTATGATCCCTCTGCTTTGTCAGCAAGATCAGATGAGCCAAACAAGCTTGGGATGGTAGAGACAACTTGCTG
The genomic region above belongs to Glycine max cultivar Williams 82 chromosome 14, Glycine_max_v4.0, whole genome shotgun sequence and contains:
- the LOC100784275 gene encoding uncharacterized protein, whose product is MLLLRLQPINGISQLSVGTSFPHKKCSRRPLLSRPQAVPSRTQRIMESVSVSGEVGGAGGAYSYEALKRLDQQWSSICSSQEVVQEPQQVVSTIPSLFGSSDLADKAEGSYDVLVCGGTLGIFIATALCARGLRVAIVERNVLKGRDQEWNISTKELLELVEVGVLEEDDIERATAVKFNPNRCGFERKGDIWVNDILNLGVSPAKLIEIVKTRFISLGGVIFEGCGVSCINVYEDAAVLKLSGDKILSSRLIIDAMGNFSPVVKQIRGGRKPDGVCLVVGTCARGFETNSTSDVIFSSSSIKKVGDSKAQLFWEAFPAGSGPLDRTTYLFTYVEPQPASPKLEELLEAYWDLMPEYQGVSLDNLEILRVIYGIFPTYRQSPLPAAFSRVLQFGDASGIQSPVSFGGFGSLTRHLGRLSAGIHEAINGDYLDSYSLSLLNPYMPNLSASWLFQRAMSAKKQSNVPADFINELLYTNFSCMQRLGDPVLRPFLQDVVQFGPLSKTLGLVMLTNPKILPSIFKQVGIPVLLDWSRHFLGLGYYTFLSTFADPIVRPFLNTLPSKTSFQWKRHLEAWKYGAGLDYKL